Proteins encoded in a region of the Carcharodon carcharias isolate sCarCar2 chromosome 38 unlocalized genomic scaffold, sCarCar2.pri SUPER_38_unloc_8, whole genome shotgun sequence genome:
- the LOC121274843 gene encoding cardiotrophin-2-like, which yields MQHLRGVLLMGSFLVQCQSASIAVPTLIRQTHDLSLLLQSQASSLLSSYVQQMGRPFSDPDFSLPGTQLQGLPQASVPYLSWRGLSHQQRLADTYQAYSLYAEFLQLVLDDVEALGLSLGPGKLWDRLTFTKVQVEGLRSNARSLLDALRYPLPVVGDPLDPAKSGHTDFERKVRGYIVCRGYRDWINRTVRDFQLLSYYFPA from the exons GGGTCCTACTCATGGGCAGCTTCCTTGTGCAGTGCCAATCTGCCTCCATCGCTGTGCCAACCTTAATCAGGCAGACCCACGACCTCTCGCTCCTGCTCCAATCGCAGGCCTCCTCGCTGCTCAGCTCTTAT GTGCAGCAGATGGGACGCCCCTTCTCCGATCCGGATTTCTCCCTGCCGGGAACGCAGCTGCAGGGCCTACCCCAGGCTTCGGTCCCTTACCTGTCCTGGCGCGGCCTCAGTCACCAGCAGCGCCTGGCCGACACTTACCAGGCCTACAGCCTCTACGCGGAGTTCCTGCAGCTGGTCCTGGACGACGTCGAGGCCTTGGGCCTGAGCCTGGGCCCAGGGAAGCTGTGGGACCGCCTCACCTTCACCAAGGTCCAGGTGGAGGGGCTGCGGTCCAACGCCAGGTCCCTGCTGGACGCCTTGCGCTACCCGCTTCCCGTCGTCGGCGACCCTCTGGACCCCGCCAAGTCCGGCCACACAGACTTCGAGAGGAAGGTCAGGGGCTACATTGTGTGCCGGGGTTACAGAGACTGGATCAACCGGACCGTGAGAGATTTCCAGCTCCTCTCTTATTACTTCCCCGCCTGA